A region from the Variovorax sp. V93 genome encodes:
- the rplE gene encoding 50S ribosomal protein L5 gives MARLQQHYREKIAKDLTEKFGYKSPMQVPRLTKITLNMGVGEAVADKKVLDNAVADLTKIAGQKPVVTKSKKAIAGFKIRENQPIGCMVTLRGVQMYEFLDRFVTIALPRVRDFRGISGRAFDGRGNYNIGVKEQIIFPEIEYDKVDALRGLNISITTTAKTDEEAKALLAGFRFPFKN, from the coding sequence ATGGCACGTCTCCAACAACACTATCGCGAAAAGATCGCGAAAGACCTGACGGAAAAGTTCGGCTACAAGTCGCCGATGCAGGTCCCCCGCCTCACCAAGATCACGCTAAACATGGGCGTGGGTGAAGCTGTCGCCGACAAGAAGGTCCTCGACAACGCAGTTGCCGACCTGACCAAGATCGCCGGCCAGAAGCCCGTGGTCACCAAGTCGAAGAAGGCCATCGCCGGTTTCAAGATCCGCGAAAACCAGCCGATCGGCTGCATGGTCACGCTGCGTGGCGTGCAGATGTATGAGTTCCTGGACCGTTTCGTGACCATCGCGCTGCCGCGTGTTCGCGACTTCCGCGGCATTTCCGGCCGTGCGTTCGACGGCCGTGGCAACTACAACATCGGCGTCAAGGAACAGATCATTTTCCCCGAGATCGAATACGACAAGGTCGATGCCCTGCGCGGTCTCAACATCAGCATCACGACGACGGCCAAGACCGACGAAGAAGCCAAGGCGCTTCTCGCTGGTTTCCGTTTCCCGTTCAAGAACTGA
- the rplX gene encoding 50S ribosomal protein L24, translating into MNKIRKGDQVIVLAGRDKGKRGTVSLRKDDSHLVVEGVNIVKKHAKPNPLKGTTGGIVEKTMPIHQSNVAIFNAATGKADRVGIKITQGADGKRVAVRVFKSSGDEIKFA; encoded by the coding sequence ATGAACAAGATTCGCAAAGGCGACCAGGTCATCGTGTTGGCCGGGCGCGACAAAGGCAAGCGCGGCACCGTCTCGCTGCGCAAGGATGATTCGCACCTCGTCGTCGAGGGCGTGAACATCGTCAAGAAGCACGCCAAGCCGAACCCTCTCAAGGGTACGACCGGCGGCATCGTCGAGAAGACCATGCCCATCCACCAATCCAACGTGGCGATCTTCAATGCCGCGACCGGCAAGGCCGATCGCGTGGGCATCAAGATCACCCAGGGTGCTGACGGCAAGCGCGTGGCTGTTCGCGTCTTCAAGTCCAGCGGCGACGAAATCAAGTTCGCCTAA
- the rplN gene encoding 50S ribosomal protein L14, whose amino-acid sequence MIQTESRLEVADNTGAKSVLCIKVLGGSKRRYASVGDVIKVSIKEAAPRGRVKKGEIYSAVVVRTAKGIRRADGSLVKFDGNAAVLLNAKLEPIGTRIFGPVTRELRTEKFMKIVSLAPEVL is encoded by the coding sequence ATGATCCAAACTGAATCCCGGCTCGAAGTGGCCGACAACACAGGCGCGAAGTCCGTCCTGTGTATCAAGGTGCTCGGTGGCTCCAAGCGGCGTTATGCCAGCGTGGGCGACGTCATCAAGGTGAGCATCAAGGAAGCCGCTCCGCGTGGTCGCGTCAAAAAGGGCGAGATCTACAGCGCAGTGGTGGTCCGCACCGCCAAGGGCATCCGTCGCGCCGACGGTTCGCTCGTCAAATTCGATGGCAACGCAGCCGTGTTGCTCAACGCCAAGCTGGAGCCGATCGGCACCCGCATCTTCGGACCGGTGACGCGCGAGCTGCGCACCGAAAAGTTCATGAAGATCGTGTCGCTGGCCCCTGAAGTTCTCTAA
- a CDS encoding esterase-like activity of phytase family protein has protein sequence MRRRLLAGAGAMAAGLAGLGLGGCRSPALPPAGPQRLRRLAEAHWPHRLNIQGTTAGGLSGIDYDAERSEYLLLSDDRSDLNPARFYMVQWAPPWVQPPEPRSVVQLQRPGGGPWPARRRAEPGTPVPDPEALRLRPGAGTLLWTSEGDVGRGFGPALYESARDGRLLREFALPAMFNPDPAQRRGPRDNLGFEGLALTPDGRHAWLAMENALIQDGPVPTTRAAGGPCRLTRIELETGRATRQIAYVPDAIPLRPLVPGSHADNGISEILMLDADRMLVLERAYATGAGNSLRLYEIDTRDASDVLDVDTLAPGNQRAAAKDLVADFATLGLSRLDNTEGMCWGPPLPDGKRTLVVVSDDNFNPLQTTQFAAFEYTDRP, from the coding sequence ATGCGCCGCCGGCTGCTGGCGGGCGCGGGCGCCATGGCGGCGGGGCTCGCAGGGCTGGGATTGGGCGGCTGCCGCAGTCCGGCCCTTCCGCCGGCGGGGCCGCAGCGGCTGCGCCGCCTGGCCGAGGCGCACTGGCCGCACCGGCTGAATATACAGGGCACGACCGCCGGCGGCCTCTCGGGCATCGATTACGACGCCGAAAGGAGTGAGTACCTGCTGCTCAGCGATGATCGGTCAGACCTGAATCCCGCGCGCTTCTATATGGTGCAGTGGGCGCCTCCGTGGGTCCAGCCGCCCGAACCTCGGAGTGTCGTGCAGCTGCAACGCCCGGGCGGCGGCCCCTGGCCCGCGCGGCGCCGCGCCGAGCCCGGCACCCCGGTGCCGGACCCCGAAGCGTTGCGCCTGCGGCCCGGCGCCGGCACCCTGCTCTGGACGAGCGAAGGCGATGTCGGGCGGGGGTTCGGCCCGGCCCTGTACGAGTCGGCGCGCGATGGCCGCCTGCTGCGCGAGTTCGCGCTGCCGGCCATGTTCAACCCCGATCCGGCGCAGCGCCGCGGCCCGCGCGACAACCTGGGCTTCGAGGGCCTGGCGCTGACACCCGACGGCCGGCACGCCTGGCTCGCGATGGAGAACGCGCTGATCCAGGACGGCCCGGTGCCCACCACGCGCGCGGCGGGCGGCCCCTGCCGGCTGACCCGGATCGAGCTGGAGACCGGCCGGGCCACGCGCCAGATTGCCTATGTTCCCGATGCGATCCCGCTGCGGCCGCTCGTTCCCGGCAGCCATGCCGACAACGGCATCAGCGAGATCCTGATGCTCGATGCCGACCGCATGCTGGTGCTGGAGCGCGCCTATGCCACCGGCGCCGGCAACTCGCTGCGCCTCTACGAGATCGACACCCGCGACGCCTCCGACGTGCTGGACGTGGACACGCTCGCCCCGGGCAACCAACGCGCGGCCGCCAAGGACCTGGTCGCCGACTTCGCCACGCTCGGCCTTTCGCGCCTCGACAACACCGAGGGCATGTGCTGGGGACCGCCACTGCCGGACGGCAAGCGCACGCTGGTGGTGGTGAGCGACGACAATTTCAACCCGCTGCAGACAACCCAGTTCGCGGCATTCGAATACACCGACCGACCATGA
- the proC gene encoding pyrroline-5-carboxylate reductase encodes MTIAVTFLPRTAPPPLPPIAFVGGGNMASAIIGGLIKQGTPAGTFEVVEPFEEARTKLAQAFGIAAHAEAGDALSRCSVVVWAVKPQTFAQAAQPVRAFAENALHLSVAAGIPSGSIARWLGSERVVRAMPNTPALVGQGMTGLFARAAVDAADRALVGQLLAPTGELLWVDDEAALDAVTAMSGSGPAYVFYFIEAMTEAGVEMGLPLEQAQRLAIGTFTGASALAHSATEPPSVLRERVTSKGGTTHAAITSLEGADVKAKFKAAIRAAQKRAAELGEEFGRA; translated from the coding sequence ATGACCATCGCCGTCACCTTCCTGCCCCGCACCGCACCGCCGCCGCTGCCTCCGATCGCCTTCGTCGGCGGCGGCAACATGGCCAGCGCCATCATCGGCGGCCTCATCAAGCAGGGCACGCCCGCCGGCACCTTCGAGGTGGTCGAGCCCTTCGAGGAGGCGCGCACCAAGCTTGCGCAAGCCTTCGGCATTGCCGCCCACGCCGAGGCCGGCGATGCCCTTTCGCGCTGCTCGGTGGTTGTGTGGGCGGTCAAGCCGCAGACTTTCGCACAAGCCGCCCAACCAGTGCGCGCGTTCGCAGAAAACGCACTGCACCTGAGCGTGGCGGCCGGCATTCCGTCGGGCAGCATTGCGCGCTGGCTCGGCAGCGAGCGCGTGGTGCGCGCCATGCCCAACACGCCGGCGCTGGTGGGCCAGGGCATGACCGGCCTCTTTGCCCGGGCGGCGGTGGATGCCGCCGACCGCGCGCTGGTCGGACAGCTGCTGGCACCGACCGGCGAGCTGCTCTGGGTCGACGACGAAGCCGCGCTCGATGCGGTGACAGCCATGTCCGGCTCCGGCCCGGCCTACGTGTTCTATTTCATCGAGGCCATGACCGAAGCTGGCGTCGAGATGGGCCTGCCGCTCGAGCAGGCCCAGCGGCTGGCCATCGGCACCTTCACCGGCGCCTCGGCGCTCGCGCACAGCGCCACCGAGCCGCCCTCGGTGCTGCGCGAACGCGTGACCTCCAAGGGTGGCACCACCCATGCGGCGATCACCTCGCTCGAGGGTGCCGACGTCAAGGCGAAGTTCAAGGCCGCCATCCGCGCGGCGCAGAAACGCGCCGCCGAGCTGGGCGAGGAATTCGGCCGCGCCTGA
- a CDS encoding MaoC/PaaZ C-terminal domain-containing protein, with amino-acid sequence MLDRLTQKIGQEGLSGWHLITQEMVDRYAALSGDGEGEWIHLDPERAAREADYGGTIVPGFFQVSHLIKLTGEAMRTLLPFDANHALNYGFDRLRFVRPMPVGARFRARVRVLEVASKPGGSFLLKEAVLLELEDGTVTLAAEWLVFLGPRALPA; translated from the coding sequence ATGCTCGATCGCCTGACACAGAAGATCGGCCAGGAAGGCCTGTCCGGATGGCACCTCATCACCCAGGAGATGGTCGACCGCTACGCGGCGCTGTCGGGCGACGGCGAGGGCGAATGGATCCACCTCGATCCGGAGCGGGCCGCACGCGAGGCGGACTACGGCGGAACGATCGTGCCGGGCTTCTTCCAGGTGTCGCACCTGATAAAGCTGACCGGCGAGGCCATGCGGACGCTGCTGCCCTTCGATGCGAATCACGCGTTGAACTACGGATTCGACCGCTTGCGCTTCGTCAGGCCGATGCCGGTCGGCGCGCGCTTCCGGGCGCGTGTGCGCGTTCTCGAGGTCGCGTCCAAGCCCGGCGGCAGCTTCCTGCTCAAGGAGGCGGTGCTGCTCGAGCTCGAGGACGGCACCGTCACGCTGGCGGCCGAGTGGCTGGTCTTCCTCGGGCCGCGCGCGTTGCCGGCCTGA
- the ubiA gene encoding 4-hydroxybenzoate octaprenyltransferase codes for MLARRFALYLDLIRWNRPAGWLLLLWPTLGALWFAAEGWPGWQLLAVFVLGTILMRSAGCCVNDVADRDFDRHVKRTAQRPVTSGAVSVREALVLGAVLALLAFGLVLTTNRLTILWSFAALAITLAYPFAKRFVSVPQAVLGVAFSFGIPMAFAAVQAAVPVFAAWLLAGNLFWVLAYDTEYAMVDRDDDLKIGMKTSAITFGRFDVAAVMLSYAIFLAVWTWAGASRSLGAPFFAGIAVAAGQAAWHWRLIRERTRDGCFKAFRLNHWLGFTVFAGIAAGYAIR; via the coding sequence ATGCTCGCCCGCCGTTTTGCGCTCTATCTCGACCTGATCCGCTGGAACCGTCCCGCCGGCTGGCTGCTGCTGCTGTGGCCCACGCTGGGCGCGCTCTGGTTTGCGGCCGAAGGCTGGCCGGGCTGGCAGCTGCTGGCCGTCTTCGTGCTGGGCACCATCCTGATGCGCAGCGCGGGCTGCTGCGTCAACGACGTGGCCGACCGCGACTTCGACCGCCATGTGAAGCGGACCGCCCAGCGGCCGGTGACCAGCGGCGCGGTGTCGGTCAGGGAGGCGCTCGTGCTGGGCGCCGTGCTGGCGCTCTTGGCCTTCGGGCTGGTGCTCACGACCAACCGGCTCACCATCCTGTGGTCGTTCGCGGCGCTGGCCATCACGCTGGCCTATCCCTTCGCCAAGCGCTTCGTGTCGGTTCCGCAGGCGGTGCTCGGCGTTGCCTTCAGCTTCGGCATCCCGATGGCTTTTGCGGCGGTGCAAGCCGCCGTGCCGGTGTTCGCTGCCTGGCTGCTGGCCGGCAACCTGTTCTGGGTGCTGGCCTACGACACCGAGTACGCAATGGTCGACCGCGACGACGACCTGAAGATCGGCATGAAGACCTCGGCCATCACCTTCGGCCGCTTCGACGTGGCGGCGGTGATGCTGAGCTACGCGATCTTCCTGGCGGTCTGGACCTGGGCCGGTGCGAGCCGCTCGCTGGGTGCCCCGTTCTTCGCGGGGATCGCCGTGGCTGCGGGACAGGCCGCCTGGCACTGGCGGCTGATCCGCGAGCGCACGCGCGACGGCTGCTTCAAGGCCTTCCGGCTGAACCACTGGCTCGGCTTCACAGTGTTTGCCGGCATCGCGGCCGGCTACGCCATTCGCTAG
- a CDS encoding Dps family protein, with protein MAKASKKASSSGKVPKKGGTVVAQESGSRNAPLINIGIERQDRAAIAEGLSRVLADTYTLYLTTHNFHWNVTGPHFNSLHAMFMGQYTELWGATDVLAERIRALGHYAPGSYAEFSKIATVPDVPQTPPKAMEMVRILVKGHETVSRIAREFIPVAEEAGDDPTADMLTARCTVHDQTAWMLRSLLED; from the coding sequence ATGGCCAAAGCATCGAAGAAAGCATCGTCGTCCGGCAAGGTGCCCAAGAAGGGCGGCACCGTGGTGGCGCAGGAATCCGGCAGCCGCAATGCGCCCCTCATCAACATCGGCATCGAGCGCCAGGACCGCGCCGCCATTGCCGAGGGCCTGAGCCGCGTGCTGGCCGACACCTACACGCTCTACCTCACGACCCACAACTTCCACTGGAACGTGACGGGGCCGCACTTCAACTCGCTGCATGCGATGTTCATGGGCCAGTACACCGAACTCTGGGGCGCCACCGACGTGCTCGCGGAACGCATCCGCGCGCTGGGCCACTATGCGCCGGGCTCCTATGCCGAGTTCAGCAAGATCGCCACCGTGCCCGACGTGCCCCAGACCCCGCCCAAGGCGATGGAAATGGTGCGCATCCTGGTCAAGGGCCACGAAACCGTGTCGCGCATCGCGCGCGAATTCATCCCCGTGGCCGAGGAAGCCGGCGACGACCCGACGGCCGACATGCTGACTGCGCGCTGCACCGTGCACGACCAGACGGCCTGGATGCTGCGCTCGCTGCTCGAGGACTGA
- a CDS encoding LysR substrate-binding domain-containing protein codes for MTLTELKYIVAVARERHFGKAAEACYVSQPTLSVAIKKLEDELEVKLFERSAGEVTVTPLGEQIVQQAQSVLDQAASIKEIAKRGKDPLAGPLNLGVIYTIGPYLLPDLVRQVIARTPQMPLVLQENFTAKLLEMLRAGEIDCAIMAEPFPDTGLAMAPLYDEPFMAALPTKHKLADRESVTSEELQSETMLLLGTGHCFRDHVLEVCPEFARFSSNAEGIRKSFEGSSLETIKHMVASGMGVTLVPRLSVPAEALKPKVKGRKEPEQMVRYLPVRDAHDRDPPTRRVVLAWRRTFTRYEAIAALRNAIYACELPGVKRLS; via the coding sequence ATGACTCTCACCGAACTCAAATACATCGTCGCAGTAGCCCGCGAACGGCACTTCGGCAAGGCGGCCGAGGCCTGCTACGTCTCCCAACCCACTCTCTCGGTGGCCATCAAGAAGCTCGAGGACGAACTCGAGGTCAAGCTCTTCGAGCGCAGCGCGGGCGAAGTCACCGTCACGCCGCTCGGCGAGCAGATCGTTCAGCAGGCGCAGAGCGTGCTCGACCAGGCCGCCAGCATCAAGGAAATCGCCAAGCGCGGAAAAGACCCGCTGGCCGGCCCGCTGAACCTCGGCGTGATCTACACCATCGGCCCGTACCTGCTGCCCGACCTGGTGCGCCAGGTGATTGCGCGCACGCCGCAGATGCCGCTGGTGCTGCAGGAGAACTTCACCGCCAAGCTGCTCGAGATGCTGCGTGCCGGCGAGATCGACTGCGCGATCATGGCCGAGCCCTTCCCCGACACCGGCCTGGCCATGGCGCCGCTCTACGACGAGCCCTTCATGGCCGCGCTGCCCACGAAGCACAAGCTGGCCGACCGCGAATCGGTCACTTCGGAAGAGCTGCAGAGCGAAACCATGCTGCTGCTGGGCACCGGCCATTGCTTTCGCGACCACGTGCTCGAGGTCTGTCCCGAATTCGCGCGCTTCTCGAGCAATGCCGAGGGCATCCGCAAGAGCTTCGAGGGCTCGTCGCTCGAGACCATCAAGCACATGGTGGCCTCGGGCATGGGCGTGACGCTGGTGCCGCGCCTGTCGGTGCCGGCCGAAGCGCTCAAGCCCAAGGTCAAAGGGCGCAAGGAGCCCGAGCAGATGGTGCGCTACCTGCCGGTGCGCGACGCGCACGACCGCGATCCGCCGACGCGGCGCGTGGTGCTGGCCTGGCGCCGCACCTTCACCCGCTACGAGGCGATCGCGGCCTTGCGCAACGCGATCTATGCGTGCGAACTGCCGGGTGTCAAACGGCTGTCGTAG
- a CDS encoding plastocyanin/azurin family copper-binding protein codes for MTSIRTLMLASTLAFSNPGFAHGDEDHGAPSGPVRKEQKDWGIAGDAGSATRKLEFRMADNMRFAPDRIQVKQGETVRLSIRNDGQVMHEFVLGTKKELDEHAALMMKFPGMEHSEPYMAHVPPGKTGEIVWTFNRAGDFDFACLIAGHYQAGMAGKVKVVTASGS; via the coding sequence TTGGCGTTCTCGAACCCCGGCTTCGCACATGGCGACGAGGATCACGGCGCGCCGAGCGGGCCGGTTCGCAAGGAACAGAAAGATTGGGGCATTGCGGGCGATGCGGGCAGCGCAACCCGGAAGCTCGAGTTCAGGATGGCCGACAACATGCGCTTCGCCCCCGACCGCATCCAGGTGAAGCAGGGCGAGACGGTGAGGCTTTCGATCCGGAACGACGGGCAGGTCATGCACGAGTTCGTGCTCGGCACGAAGAAGGAACTCGACGAGCACGCGGCGCTGATGATGAAGTTCCCTGGCATGGAGCATTCCGAGCCCTACATGGCGCACGTCCCGCCCGGCAAGACCGGGGAAATCGTCTGGACCTTCAACCGGGCCGGGGACTTCGATTTCGCCTGCCTCATCGCGGGCCACTACCAGGCCGGCATGGCGGGCAAGGTCAAGGTCGTCACCGCTTCGGGGTCCTGA